TCCTTCACCGGACCCAGGATCTGCAGTGCCTTCGGATGGTCGTTGCGGTGCACCGTGAACGAGAAGTCGGTGGTGCCGTCGACCCCGACGTTCTGGATGATCATGTCGACATCGATGTTCGCTTCGGCGATCGGGCCCAGGATCTGATAGGCAATGCCGGGACGGTCGGGAACGCCGACCACGGTGATCTTCGCCTCGTCGCGATTGAAAGCGATACCGGAGATGACTGCTGCTTCCATCTTTTCGTCTTCCTCGAAAGTAATCAGCGTGCCCTCGCCTTCCTCCTCGAAGCTGGAGAGTACGCGCAACCTGACGCGATACTTGCCGGCGAACTCGACCGACCTGATCTGCAGTACCTTCGACCCGAGGCTCGCCATTTCGAGCATTTCCTCGAAGGTGACGGTCTTCAGCCGGCGCGCATCCGGTTCGATGCGCGGGTCGGTGGTGTACACGCCATCGACGTCGGTATAGATGTGGCACTCGTCCGCCTTGAGCGCCGCCGCGATCGCCACCGCGGTGGTGTCCGAGCCGCCGCGGCCTAGGGTGGTGATGTTGCCCATTTCGTCCTCGCCCTGGAAACCGGCAACCACCACCACGTAGTCATCCTCCAGATCCGCCCGGATCGGCGCCTCATCGATGTTCAGAATGCGCGCCTTGGTGTGCGCGTCGTCGGTCAGGATCTTCACCTGTCCGCCGGTGTAGGAGCGGGCCTTCACGCCGAGTTCCATGAGCGCCATCGAAGTGAGCGCGATCGACACCTGCTCGCCGGTGGACACCATGACGTCCAATTCCCGCGGATCGGGATAGGTCTGGACGTCTTTCGCCAGGGCGATGAGCCGGTTCGTTTCGCCCGCCATGGCGGACACCACGACCACCACCTGGTGGCCGCGCGCCTTCCATTTTGCGACGCGGCGCGCGACGTTCTTGATGCGTTCCGGGCTGGCAACAGAGGTGCCGCCGTACTTTTGTACGATCAAACTCATGAGATAGGACGCGAGGAAGGAAGCGCGATTCTACCCGAAGCCGCAGAGTGGAACATGTGCCCAGGAAATCGTTGCGCCGCAGCGTGCTTATGCGTTCGTTCTCAGCACAGCGCGGGCAACGTGTACCGCGCGCGACGCAGTGCGCCGTAGTCATA
The window above is part of the Betaproteobacteria bacterium genome. Proteins encoded here:
- a CDS encoding aspartate kinase, with product MSLIVQKYGGTSVASPERIKNVARRVAKWKARGHQVVVVVSAMAGETNRLIALAKDVQTYPDPRELDVMVSTGEQVSIALTSMALMELGVKARSYTGGQVKILTDDAHTKARILNIDEAPIRADLEDDYVVVVAGFQGEDEMGNITTLGRGGSDTTAVAIAAALKADECHIYTDVDGVYTTDPRIEPDARRLKTVTFEEMLEMASLGSKVLQIRSVEFAGKYRVRLRVLSSFEEEGEGTLITFEEDEKMEAAVISGIAFNRDEAKITVVGVPDRPGIAYQILGPIAEANIDVDMIIQNVGVDGTTDFSFTVHRNDHPKALQILGPVKDHIQARDVLGGGKIAKVSVVGVGMRSHVGIASKMFRALAEEGINIQMISTSEIKISVVVDEKYMELAVRVLHKAFELDRELAAV